One window of Perca flavescens isolate YP-PL-M2 chromosome 15, PFLA_1.0, whole genome shotgun sequence genomic DNA carries:
- the lgals2a gene encoding lectin, galactoside-binding, soluble, 2a, with the protein MFKGMIIKNMSFKVGQTLTIVGVPKSEATNFAVNIGPDEQEIAIHINPRFNAHGDENAVVCNSYQGGNWCEEHREGGFPFHQGEEFKIVIEFTPTEFQVNLSDGSIIHFPNRMGAEKYSFISFDGEVRITSFDIK; encoded by the exons GGTATGATCATAAAGAACATGTCCTTTAAGGTCGGGCAGACCCTAACCATTGTTGGAGTCCCCAAGTCTGAAGCTACAAA TTTTGCAGTGAATATTGGCCCTGATGAGCAGGAGATTGCTATCCATATTAACCCTCGTTTCAACGCCCACGGAGACGAGAATGCGGTGGTCTGCAACTCTTACCAGGGAGGCAATTGGTGTGAGGAGCACCGTGAGGGAGGCTTTCCTTTCCACCAGGGAGAGGAGTTCAAG ATCGTCATTGAATTCACTCCGACAGAGTTCCAGGTGAATTTATCAGATGGCTCCATAATCCACTTCCCTAACCGCATGGGTGCGGAGAAGTACTCATTCATCAGCTTTGATGGGGAAGTTCGCATCACAAGCTTTGACATCAAGTAA